From the Microbacterium sp. W4I4 genome, one window contains:
- the arr gene encoding NAD(+)--rifampin ADP-ribosyltransferase produces the protein MTDALDEGPFFHGTKAELRPGDLLTAGFASNYRPEILMNHIYFTALRDGAGLAAELAAGDGEPHVYLVEPTGEFENDPNVTDKKFPGNPTRSYRSTSPLRVVSEVDDWTRLTPEALQTWRDRLTEIRETRGEIIN, from the coding sequence ATGACCGACGCGCTGGACGAAGGCCCGTTCTTTCACGGCACCAAAGCCGAGTTGCGGCCCGGCGATCTGCTGACAGCGGGGTTCGCGTCGAACTACCGGCCCGAGATCCTGATGAACCACATCTACTTCACGGCACTGCGGGACGGCGCCGGGCTGGCTGCCGAGCTGGCTGCCGGCGACGGCGAGCCGCACGTCTACCTCGTCGAGCCGACGGGCGAGTTCGAGAACGATCCGAACGTGACCGACAAGAAGTTCCCCGGCAACCCCACCCGCTCGTACCGCAGCACCTCGCCGCTGCGCGTGGTCAGCGAGGTCGACGACTGGACGCGGCTGACCCCCGAAGCGCTGCAGACCTGGCGTGACCGGCTCACTGAGATCCGCGAGACGCGCGGCGAGATCATCAACTAG
- a CDS encoding Ig-like domain-containing protein — MKRTTAAGLGAVLTGLAALAATPAAAQEAPSKQAVQIGNTTHCEAEPLTMAYYRTWRDVTVPESANSNLPDKNVTRMSDLPPEIDVAMVFDAGDTADTDYWATLRDEYMPALHAQGTRAVYTLWIDRFAKADIPLTEDAYREYAQQLVDTYVTPYGLDGIDVDVESYPTGDGLTRAIGVFNALGEIIGPKSGTDKIFIYDTNQTGSTPLFEAVSSNISFVLLQAYGRGGATLQKTWETFADDIAPCQFLPGFSFPEEQDRTHWGDAEGIYDPQTAPEYTAYEYATWQPEGGTKGGFFAYAVDRDGKVWGDDTITPTAFTWMKNLTAVQDDAAGVAPKAPRAALAADRVTISGFGAPGATVRVTVSGPGRTASTASTVAAVDGSWSITLDRALTVPQTATVSQRLAHTGWSESVQVRFRPMAG, encoded by the coding sequence ATGAAGCGAACGACAGCAGCAGGCCTTGGAGCAGTCCTCACGGGCCTGGCGGCGCTGGCCGCCACCCCGGCGGCAGCGCAGGAGGCGCCCTCCAAGCAGGCGGTGCAGATCGGGAACACCACCCACTGTGAAGCGGAGCCGCTCACCATGGCGTATTACCGCACCTGGCGCGACGTCACGGTTCCGGAGAGCGCGAACTCGAACCTGCCCGACAAGAACGTGACCCGCATGAGCGACCTTCCTCCCGAGATCGATGTCGCGATGGTGTTCGATGCGGGGGACACGGCTGACACCGATTACTGGGCGACGCTGCGCGACGAGTACATGCCGGCGCTGCACGCTCAGGGCACACGCGCCGTCTACACGCTCTGGATCGATCGATTCGCCAAGGCCGACATCCCGCTGACCGAGGATGCCTACCGCGAGTACGCGCAGCAGCTGGTCGACACGTACGTCACCCCGTACGGACTCGATGGCATCGACGTCGATGTCGAGTCCTATCCGACCGGCGACGGCCTCACCCGCGCGATCGGCGTCTTCAACGCACTCGGCGAGATCATCGGTCCGAAGTCCGGCACTGACAAGATCTTCATCTACGACACCAACCAGACCGGCAGCACGCCGCTGTTCGAGGCGGTCTCGAGCAACATCTCCTTCGTGCTGCTGCAGGCGTACGGCCGCGGTGGGGCGACGCTGCAGAAGACGTGGGAGACGTTCGCCGACGACATCGCGCCGTGCCAGTTCCTGCCTGGCTTCTCGTTCCCCGAAGAGCAGGACCGCACGCACTGGGGCGATGCCGAGGGGATCTACGACCCGCAGACCGCACCGGAGTACACCGCGTACGAGTACGCGACCTGGCAGCCGGAAGGTGGAACGAAGGGCGGATTCTTCGCCTACGCCGTCGATCGCGACGGCAAGGTCTGGGGAGACGACACCATCACTCCGACCGCGTTCACCTGGATGAAGAACCTGACTGCGGTGCAGGACGACGCGGCCGGAGTCGCACCGAAGGCGCCCCGTGCCGCACTCGCCGCGGACCGCGTGACCATCAGCGGTTTCGGCGCTCCGGGAGCCACCGTGCGGGTGACCGTCTCGGGCCCCGGCCGCACGGCATCCACCGCGTCGACCGTCGCCGCGGTCGACGGCTCCTGGTCGATCACCCTCGACCGCGCGCTGACGGTTCCGCAGACCGCGACGGTCTCGCAGCGGCTCGCCCACACCGGCTGGTCCGAATCGGTGCAGGTGCGATTCCGACCCATGGCCGGCTGA
- a CDS encoding extracellular solute-binding protein, giving the protein MKHRTSAVIGLAAAATLILSGCTGGGATAPESNTGGEISGEITFQTWSLKNEKFTPYFESLVKDFEKAHPDAKVNWIDQPGDGYEDKILQQAESGELPDVINLPPEYAYSLASAGQLLDLGSASKAIDDYVPGGVQAYEYDGVDGSFAFPWYLGTELNYWNSSLLAKGGVTEPPATFDETLDAAQKLADTGVPMFSSVPSPKMLQIVGAVKDIYKDGKFVFNTPEAAKVIDRYAELYKAGAVTPEALQGAGTSNSNINNFNTGGVAWTTAGPNYIDKDVAVNAPNLLPDVAVTAGFGNPPLFVQGISVAKNSKNAATALAFAEFATNTKNQIAFVKLAAGFFPGTIEANADPAAFSEKPENELQGVANDLAGKQMADARMTGAPQYTEAMETYAKQQIALAVTGEISGKEALDKSVEYAQQNVIG; this is encoded by the coding sequence ATGAAGCACCGCACATCAGCAGTCATCGGCCTCGCGGCAGCAGCAACCCTCATCCTCTCCGGATGCACCGGGGGCGGTGCCACGGCTCCGGAATCCAACACCGGCGGCGAGATCTCCGGTGAGATCACGTTCCAGACCTGGTCGCTGAAGAACGAGAAGTTCACCCCCTACTTCGAATCCCTCGTCAAGGACTTCGAGAAGGCGCACCCCGATGCGAAGGTCAACTGGATCGACCAGCCCGGTGACGGCTACGAGGACAAGATCCTGCAGCAGGCCGAGTCCGGCGAACTGCCCGACGTCATCAACCTGCCCCCGGAGTACGCCTACTCCCTGGCCTCCGCCGGTCAGCTGCTCGACCTGGGCAGCGCCTCGAAGGCGATCGACGACTACGTGCCCGGCGGCGTGCAGGCCTACGAGTACGACGGCGTCGACGGCTCCTTCGCGTTCCCCTGGTACCTGGGCACCGAGCTGAACTACTGGAACTCCTCGCTGCTCGCCAAGGGCGGCGTGACCGAGCCGCCCGCCACCTTCGACGAGACGCTGGATGCCGCGCAGAAGCTGGCGGATACCGGTGTGCCGATGTTCTCATCGGTCCCGAGCCCCAAGATGCTGCAGATCGTCGGCGCGGTGAAGGACATCTACAAGGACGGCAAGTTCGTCTTCAACACCCCGGAGGCCGCGAAGGTCATCGATCGCTACGCCGAGCTGTACAAGGCCGGCGCGGTCACTCCCGAGGCGCTGCAGGGCGCCGGCACGTCGAACTCCAACATCAACAACTTCAACACCGGCGGCGTCGCCTGGACCACAGCCGGCCCGAACTACATCGACAAGGACGTCGCGGTCAACGCGCCCAACCTGCTGCCCGATGTGGCCGTGACCGCCGGCTTCGGCAACCCGCCGCTGTTCGTGCAGGGCATCAGCGTCGCGAAGAACTCCAAGAACGCCGCCACCGCGCTCGCGTTCGCCGAGTTCGCCACGAACACGAAGAACCAGATCGCCTTCGTCAAGCTGGCCGCCGGCTTCTTCCCCGGCACCATCGAGGCCAACGCCGACCCGGCCGCGTTCTCGGAGAAGCCCGAGAACGAGCTGCAGGGCGTGGCGAACGACCTCGCCGGCAAGCAGATGGCGGATGCCAGGATGACCGGCGCCCCGCAGTACACCGAGGCCATGGAGACCTACGCCAAGCAGCAGATCGCCCTCGCCGTGACCGGTGAGATCAGCGGCAAGGAGGCTCTGGACAAGTCCGTGGAGTACGCGCAGCAGAACGTCATCGGCTGA
- the hemE gene encoding uroporphyrinogen decarboxylase — MSDLLRALAGEKPERTPVWFMRQAGRSLPEYRELRVGTRMLDACLTPDLAAEITLQPVRRHGVDAAVFFSDIVIPLRLAGIEVVIEPGRGPVFANPVRTADDVARITAIDPADLDGTAIAEAVRIVTAELGETPLIGFAGAPFTLAAYLIEGGPSKEHMRARAMMHADPESWDRLAGWLSRISRRFLEIQRDAGASVVQLFDSWAGSLSPTDYRTHIAPHSHAALDGIGVPSIHFGVGTGPFLDDMRLGGVAGAVGVDWRMPLDEAIRVLGPDTVVQGNIDPALLQAPWPVLEAHVRDVIERGRGAKGHILNLGHGVPPETDPDQLTRIVQLAHGEL; from the coding sequence ATGAGTGATCTGCTGCGCGCGCTCGCCGGCGAGAAGCCCGAGCGCACCCCCGTCTGGTTCATGCGTCAGGCCGGAAGGTCGTTGCCCGAGTACCGCGAGCTGCGCGTCGGGACCCGGATGCTGGACGCCTGCCTCACCCCCGATCTCGCCGCCGAGATCACACTGCAGCCGGTGCGCCGGCACGGTGTGGACGCCGCGGTGTTCTTCAGCGACATCGTCATCCCGCTGCGCCTCGCCGGCATCGAGGTGGTGATCGAGCCGGGCCGCGGTCCGGTGTTCGCGAACCCCGTGCGCACGGCGGATGACGTGGCCCGCATCACAGCGATCGACCCGGCCGACCTCGACGGCACGGCGATCGCCGAAGCCGTGCGCATCGTCACGGCAGAGCTCGGCGAGACCCCGCTGATCGGCTTCGCCGGCGCACCCTTCACCCTCGCGGCCTACCTGATCGAGGGCGGCCCGTCGAAGGAGCACATGCGCGCCCGCGCCATGATGCACGCCGACCCCGAATCCTGGGACAGGCTCGCGGGCTGGCTGTCGCGCATCTCGCGCCGCTTCCTGGAGATCCAGCGCGACGCCGGAGCATCGGTCGTGCAGCTCTTCGACTCCTGGGCGGGATCCCTCAGCCCCACCGACTACCGCACGCACATCGCGCCGCACTCGCACGCCGCGCTTGACGGCATCGGCGTGCCCAGCATCCACTTCGGCGTCGGCACCGGACCCTTCCTCGACGACATGCGGCTGGGCGGCGTCGCCGGCGCGGTCGGCGTGGACTGGCGGATGCCGCTGGACGAGGCGATCCGCGTGCTCGGCCCCGACACCGTCGTGCAGGGCAATATCGACCCGGCGCTGCTGCAGGCGCCGTGGCCGGTGCTCGAAGCGCACGTGCGCGACGTCATCGAACGCGGACGTGGCGCCAAGGGGCACATCCTGAACCTCGGCCACGGCGTTCCGCCGGAGACCGACCCCGACCAGCTCACCCGCATCGTGCAGCTCGCCCACGGCGAGCTCTGA
- a CDS encoding adenylyltransferase/cytidyltransferase family protein — MTVETVKKHQDYNPGPRVGITFSTFDLLHAGHIMMLAEAKRQCDYLICGLQMDPTLDRPEKNAPTQTVVERYIQLRGCEYVDEIVPYSTEQDLEDILRAFKLDVRIVGDEYEERDFTGREYCEAAGIELYFNSRDHRFSSSGLRKIVAAKEAERVARG; from the coding sequence ATGACAGTTGAGACGGTGAAGAAGCACCAGGACTACAACCCTGGGCCGCGGGTGGGGATCACCTTCTCGACCTTCGACCTGCTGCACGCCGGGCACATCATGATGCTCGCCGAGGCGAAGCGGCAGTGCGACTACCTGATCTGCGGTCTGCAGATGGACCCGACACTCGACCGTCCCGAGAAGAACGCTCCGACCCAGACGGTCGTCGAGCGCTACATCCAGCTGCGCGGCTGCGAGTACGTCGACGAGATCGTGCCGTACTCCACCGAGCAGGATCTCGAGGACATCCTGCGTGCCTTCAAGCTCGACGTGCGCATCGTCGGCGACGAGTACGAAGAGCGCGACTTCACCGGCCGCGAGTACTGCGAGGCGGCCGGCATCGAGCTGTACTTCAACAGTCGCGACCACCGCTTCTCGAGCTCCGGCCTGCGCAAGATCGTCGCCGCCAAGGAGGCCGAGCGCGTAGCACGCGGCTGA
- a CDS encoding NAD(P)/FAD-dependent oxidoreductase: MTAEHSADPAARAAQQHVVVIGGGIGGLVAARECAKVGMRVTLLEAHETLGGSIRSAELDGIVVDAGAESFATRGGHVRRLVDELGLSDAVVKPEGGGAWLSGIPDAPDAPLPKGGLLGIPANPFQEDVRAIIGWRGVWRAYIDRLRPPLTIGHERSLGKLVASRMGARVRDRLVAPVTAGVYSALPEVVDVEVAAPGLNAALARVGSLSGAVLALQGDRAGKKPGAAVLGLDGGMSRLVDALRADLEKYGAEIRTEARVVRLTSGSSEWAVALEQKADADEAADSAASEPLTATAVVIATAEPTARDLLAGHVAGLTEPGDAPEIEIVTLLLDAPELDAAPRGSGVLTVPGSHLAKALTHSTAKWSWLRRDAGARHIVRVSFGTQGEPTATAELDDDAAAQLALSEASALLGVTLHPQQLLAAHRARFVQSQPTSLIGAAERRTAVRTAAHKTPRLAVVGAWLAGTGLAQVVPDAVAEADRLRGELLWQD, translated from the coding sequence ATGACCGCAGAGCACTCGGCTGATCCTGCCGCCCGCGCCGCACAGCAGCACGTCGTCGTCATCGGGGGCGGCATCGGCGGGCTCGTCGCCGCCCGCGAATGCGCGAAGGTCGGCATGCGCGTCACCCTGCTGGAGGCGCACGAGACGCTGGGCGGCAGCATCCGCTCCGCCGAACTCGACGGCATCGTCGTCGACGCCGGAGCCGAGAGCTTCGCCACCCGTGGCGGACACGTGCGCAGGCTGGTCGACGAGCTCGGACTGTCCGACGCGGTCGTGAAGCCCGAGGGCGGCGGAGCCTGGCTGAGCGGCATCCCGGATGCTCCCGACGCACCCCTGCCGAAGGGCGGGCTGCTCGGCATCCCCGCCAACCCGTTCCAGGAGGACGTGCGCGCCATCATCGGCTGGCGCGGCGTCTGGCGCGCGTACATCGACCGTCTGCGTCCGCCGCTGACCATCGGCCACGAGCGGAGCCTCGGCAAGCTCGTCGCCTCTCGCATGGGCGCCCGCGTGCGGGACCGGCTCGTCGCGCCCGTCACAGCCGGCGTGTATTCGGCTCTGCCGGAGGTCGTCGACGTCGAGGTCGCCGCCCCCGGGCTGAACGCCGCGCTCGCCCGCGTCGGCTCGCTCAGCGGTGCCGTTCTCGCTCTGCAGGGCGATCGCGCAGGCAAGAAGCCCGGCGCTGCCGTGCTGGGACTCGATGGCGGCATGAGCCGTCTGGTCGACGCGTTGCGCGCCGACCTGGAGAAGTACGGCGCGGAGATCCGCACCGAGGCCCGCGTGGTGCGACTGACGAGCGGGTCGAGTGAGTGGGCGGTCGCTCTCGAGCAGAAGGCGGATGCTGACGAGGCTGCCGACTCCGCGGCATCCGAACCCCTCACCGCGACCGCGGTCGTCATCGCCACCGCCGAGCCCACCGCCCGCGACCTTCTGGCCGGGCACGTCGCAGGTCTCACCGAGCCGGGCGATGCTCCCGAGATCGAGATCGTCACCCTGCTGCTCGATGCCCCCGAGCTCGATGCGGCCCCGCGCGGAAGCGGCGTGCTCACCGTGCCGGGAAGCCACCTCGCCAAGGCGCTCACGCACTCCACCGCCAAGTGGAGCTGGCTGCGCCGCGACGCCGGTGCCCGTCACATCGTGCGGGTGTCCTTCGGCACGCAGGGCGAGCCCACCGCGACCGCCGAACTGGACGACGATGCCGCCGCGCAGCTGGCGCTGTCCGAGGCATCCGCGCTGCTCGGCGTGACGCTGCACCCGCAGCAGCTGCTGGCCGCGCATCGCGCACGATTCGTGCAGTCGCAGCCGACCTCGCTGATCGGTGCGGCCGAGCGTCGCACCGCGGTGCGCACTGCCGCGCACAAGACGCCGCGACTCGCGGTGGTCGGCGCCTGGCTCGCCGGGACCGGGCTCGCCCAGGTGGTGCCGGATGCCGTCGCCGAGGCCGATCGGCTGCGCGGCGAGCTGCTCTGGCAGGACTGA
- a CDS encoding HhH-GPD-type base excision DNA repair protein, translating to MALHITGDTAADDLLTNNPLALLVGMLLDQQVPMETAFAGPLKIEQRTGATDAAAIADMDPDAFLEAFRQTPAVHRFPGSMATRVQTLCRTLVDEWGGGADALWTDGDPDGPEVLRRLKKLPGFGEQKAKIFLALLGKQYGFTGAGWREASAPYGEDGSYRSVADIVSPESLSKVREHKKAMKAAAKS from the coding sequence ATGGCACTTCACATCACCGGAGACACCGCCGCCGACGACCTGCTCACGAACAATCCCCTCGCGCTCCTGGTCGGGATGCTGCTCGACCAGCAGGTGCCGATGGAGACCGCGTTCGCGGGTCCCCTCAAGATCGAGCAGCGCACCGGTGCGACGGATGCCGCAGCCATCGCCGACATGGATCCGGACGCCTTCCTCGAGGCGTTCAGGCAGACGCCCGCCGTGCACCGCTTCCCCGGATCCATGGCGACCCGCGTGCAGACACTCTGCCGTACGCTCGTCGACGAGTGGGGCGGCGGGGCCGACGCCCTCTGGACAGACGGCGACCCGGATGGCCCCGAGGTGCTGAGGCGCCTGAAGAAGCTGCCCGGCTTCGGCGAGCAGAAGGCCAAGATCTTCCTCGCACTGCTGGGCAAGCAGTACGGCTTCACCGGCGCGGGATGGCGCGAGGCATCCGCTCCCTACGGTGAGGACGGCTCCTACCGAAGCGTTGCCGACATCGTCTCGCCGGAGTCACTGTCCAAGGTGCGCGAGCACAAGAAGGCCATGAAGGCAGCGGCGAAGTCGTGA
- a CDS encoding phage holin family protein, whose protein sequence is MARGNRDRADDSLLTLLGDLPELVRNLVTAEIAAAKVWVARTAKDAGFGSLWFVIVLFLLFWAIPVLLAFAIIGLASWWPAWVAALSVFGFLLLAVAIFALLGVLRFRKVVKRENPGQAVATDVQLMKEPDND, encoded by the coding sequence ATGGCACGCGGAAATCGCGACCGCGCAGACGACAGCCTGCTGACCCTGCTCGGAGATCTGCCCGAGCTGGTGCGCAACCTCGTCACCGCCGAGATCGCCGCGGCGAAGGTCTGGGTCGCCCGGACCGCGAAGGATGCCGGCTTCGGCAGCCTGTGGTTCGTGATCGTGCTGTTCCTGCTGTTCTGGGCGATCCCGGTGCTGCTCGCCTTCGCGATCATCGGGTTGGCCTCCTGGTGGCCCGCCTGGGTCGCGGCGCTCTCGGTCTTCGGATTCCTGCTGCTGGCCGTGGCGATCTTCGCGTTGCTCGGTGTGCTGCGCTTCCGCAAGGTCGTCAAGCGCGAGAATCCCGGACAGGCCGTCGCGACGGACGTGCAGTTGATGAAGGAGCCTGACAATGACTGA
- a CDS encoding carbohydrate ABC transporter permease → MKRQRWFTPYLLVLPAVVWVLVFALWPFLNTVVLAFTDARPLRPVEFIGLENFGRLFQDERFGYALTTSLVYVVVCVPLLTFLPLLLAMLVHGKIPGIGFFRTTYYFPVIASAVVVAIVWEFLFSGSGTINAALKFFGLADRPIEFLSDRWLLIFCAIGLTVWKGLGYYMVVYLAALGNVGRELHEAAAMDGAGAWRRFWSVTVPGVRGPMMLVSVLICVGAMRVFTELYVLSHGSGGPGGRAMSLVMMIQSMGKGLNGQIGYASAISLVLFLLTLVPLAVVGILNNRDAIAEMRATRRAAKITRLARMTQGAAR, encoded by the coding sequence GTGAAGAGACAGAGATGGTTCACGCCGTACCTGCTGGTGCTGCCGGCGGTGGTCTGGGTGCTGGTCTTCGCACTCTGGCCGTTCCTGAACACGGTGGTCCTGGCCTTCACGGATGCCCGTCCCCTCCGCCCCGTCGAGTTCATCGGACTCGAGAACTTCGGCCGGCTCTTCCAGGATGAGCGCTTCGGCTACGCACTCACGACGTCGCTCGTCTACGTCGTGGTGTGCGTGCCGCTGCTCACCTTCCTGCCCCTGCTGCTCGCGATGCTCGTGCACGGCAAGATCCCCGGCATCGGGTTCTTCCGCACCACGTACTACTTCCCCGTGATCGCCTCGGCCGTCGTCGTGGCGATCGTGTGGGAGTTCCTCTTCTCGGGCAGCGGCACGATCAACGCGGCGCTGAAGTTCTTCGGCCTGGCCGACCGCCCGATCGAGTTCCTCTCCGACCGCTGGCTGCTGATCTTCTGCGCGATCGGGCTGACGGTGTGGAAGGGGCTCGGCTACTACATGGTCGTCTACCTCGCCGCGCTCGGAAACGTCGGCCGCGAGCTGCACGAGGCGGCTGCGATGGACGGCGCGGGCGCGTGGCGCCGATTCTGGTCGGTGACCGTGCCCGGCGTGCGCGGCCCGATGATGCTCGTGTCGGTGCTGATCTGCGTGGGCGCGATGCGCGTGTTCACCGAGCTCTACGTCCTCTCGCACGGCTCGGGCGGTCCCGGCGGGCGCGCGATGAGCCTGGTGATGATGATCCAGTCGATGGGCAAGGGGCTGAACGGTCAGATCGGCTACGCCTCGGCGATCTCGCTCGTGCTGTTCCTGCTGACGCTGGTCCCGCTGGCGGTCGTCGGCATCCTCAACAACCGCGACGCGATCGCCGAGATGCGCGCGACCCGCCGCGCGGCGAAGATCACCCGCCTCGCACGCATGACGCAGGGAGCAGCACGATGA
- a CDS encoding DUF1801 domain-containing protein: MKPTGTDVAGLIARSAPAIRRRDAETLTTLMQEISGREPMTWGTIIGFGHAEYRYPTGRTGEMGLLSFAPRKAATTIYFVDGVDAYADELATLGPHTTGVGCLYIPDLEQVDLDLLRGILTRSLAWVEAGGGAGMQLTVLD; the protein is encoded by the coding sequence GTGAAGCCGACCGGCACGGATGTCGCGGGCTTGATCGCCCGCAGCGCGCCCGCGATCCGGCGGCGGGATGCCGAGACGCTGACCACCCTCATGCAGGAGATCTCCGGTCGCGAACCGATGACCTGGGGCACCATCATCGGGTTCGGGCACGCCGAGTATCGCTACCCCACCGGACGCACCGGCGAGATGGGGCTGCTGTCCTTCGCACCGCGCAAGGCCGCCACGACGATCTACTTCGTCGACGGCGTGGACGCCTACGCCGATGAGCTCGCGACGCTGGGTCCGCACACCACCGGCGTCGGATGCCTGTACATCCCCGACCTCGAGCAGGTCGACCTCGACCTGCTCCGCGGCATCCTCACCCGCTCGCTCGCCTGGGTCGAGGCAGGCGGCGGCGCGGGAATGCAGCTGACGGTCCTCGACTGA
- a CDS encoding carbohydrate ABC transporter permease produces MSIRESNLRESNIRDSRTTVPSRDRPYRTRGSADIMKPSLAGLIGKYAILIVILGVMVFPFLWQLSTSFKGATENIYDFPPTLIPQAPTLDNFSEVFRTIPVLDYAWHSLLVGVGTVITNVLFATIGGYALGTMKFRGKWIVLAIIFSTLLLPGEVTLTSQYLTVKSLGLANTLWGVFLPGAIGAINVLLMMAACRMIPPDTLDAATIDGANTMQRLRHIVWPNVRGMVSVVALFAFIGAWDDFLWPLVVLSDPAKYTLTVGMEYLSSNFAANPRVIAAGTMIALVPIIILFAVLQKQFFKGVEEGSVKG; encoded by the coding sequence ATGAGCATCCGCGAGTCCAACCTCCGCGAGTCCAACATCCGCGATTCCCGCACGACCGTGCCCTCCCGGGACCGGCCGTACCGCACCCGCGGTTCCGCCGACATCATGAAGCCCTCGCTCGCAGGCCTCATCGGCAAGTACGCGATCCTGATCGTGATCCTCGGGGTCATGGTCTTCCCCTTCCTCTGGCAGCTGTCGACCTCGTTCAAGGGCGCCACCGAGAACATCTACGACTTCCCTCCCACACTCATCCCCCAGGCCCCCACGCTCGACAACTTCAGCGAGGTCTTCCGCACGATCCCGGTACTCGACTACGCGTGGCACTCGCTGCTCGTCGGGGTGGGCACCGTCATCACCAACGTGCTGTTCGCGACGATCGGCGGCTACGCCCTGGGCACCATGAAGTTCCGAGGCAAGTGGATCGTCCTGGCGATCATCTTCTCCACGCTGCTGCTGCCCGGCGAGGTCACACTGACCAGCCAGTACCTCACCGTCAAGTCGCTGGGACTGGCCAACACCCTCTGGGGCGTGTTCCTGCCCGGCGCGATCGGCGCGATCAACGTGCTGCTCATGATGGCCGCCTGCCGCATGATCCCGCCGGACACCCTGGACGCCGCGACCATCGACGGCGCCAACACGATGCAGCGCCTGCGGCACATCGTCTGGCCGAACGTGCGCGGCATGGTCTCGGTCGTCGCCCTGTTCGCGTTCATCGGCGCCTGGGACGACTTCCTCTGGCCGCTGGTGGTGCTCTCGGACCCGGCGAAGTACACGCTCACCGTCGGCATGGAGTACCTCAGCTCGAACTTCGCGGCGAACCCGCGCGTGATCGCGGCGGGCACGATGATCGCCCTGGTGCCGATCATCATCCTGTTCGCGGTGCTGCAGAAGCAGTTCTTCAAGGGAGTCGAAGAGGGCAGCGTCAAGGGATGA
- a CDS encoding glutamyl-tRNA reductase — MLLCVTASHKTASFDLLERLSRHPETVAPTLVEAGAEGAVVLSTCNRFEAYVETDDLDTGAVLEVVAQATGIPSADLDGSYRVVEDRRVAEHLFAVASGLESVVSGEGEIAGQVRRALTGARKDGTTSPALERLFQRASQAQRKVKNVTALQRAGRSLVRLSLELADSRIADWAAERVLLVGTGSYAAVTLATLRERGAVDISVFSPSGRAELFAKKHGIRAVSASEYAATAQRSSLLITCTSVSEPVLGPEQLQRPERTASAGCPAGSAGGSQLVIDLGMPRNVDPAVAQLEGVALLDLETIRLHAPIEELQATDAARAVVREAAEDFHAAGSRAAVTPAVVALRTHIFELLEAEIDRARRRGDEDGMVEQAMRHLAGVLLHTPTTRAHELAADGRGDEFVTALETLYGLIPESGAGEAAVSDIAASDVA; from the coding sequence GTGCTGCTCTGCGTCACTGCGAGTCATAAGACCGCTTCTTTCGACCTGCTCGAACGCCTCAGCCGCCACCCCGAAACCGTCGCCCCGACACTTGTCGAAGCCGGTGCGGAGGGAGCCGTCGTGCTCTCGACCTGCAACCGCTTCGAGGCCTACGTCGAGACCGACGATCTCGACACGGGCGCGGTTCTGGAGGTCGTCGCGCAGGCCACCGGCATCCCCTCGGCCGACCTCGACGGCTCGTACCGCGTGGTCGAGGACCGCCGCGTCGCCGAGCACCTGTTCGCCGTGGCATCCGGTCTGGAGTCCGTCGTCTCGGGCGAGGGCGAGATCGCCGGCCAGGTGCGCAGGGCTTTGACCGGTGCGCGCAAGGACGGCACGACCTCGCCTGCCCTCGAGCGTCTCTTCCAGCGCGCGAGCCAGGCGCAGCGCAAGGTCAAGAACGTCACCGCTCTGCAGCGCGCGGGCCGCTCGCTGGTGCGCCTGTCGCTGGAACTCGCCGACAGCCGCATCGCGGACTGGGCGGCCGAGCGCGTGCTGCTGGTGGGCACCGGCTCTTATGCCGCTGTCACCCTGGCGACGCTGCGTGAGCGCGGTGCCGTCGACATCTCGGTGTTCTCTCCCTCGGGCCGCGCCGAGCTGTTCGCCAAGAAACACGGCATCCGCGCGGTCTCGGCATCCGAATACGCCGCGACTGCCCAGCGCTCCTCCTTACTGATCACCTGCACTTCGGTCTCCGAACCCGTGCTCGGGCCGGAGCAGCTGCAGCGCCCGGAGCGCACGGCATCCGCCGGTTGCCCGGCCGGCTCCGCCGGAGGCTCGCAGCTGGTCATCGACCTGGGCATGCCCCGCAACGTCGATCCCGCGGTCGCACAGCTGGAGGGCGTCGCGCTGCTGGATCTGGAGACCATCCGCCTGCACGCCCCCATCGAAGAGCTGCAGGCGACGGATGCCGCTCGCGCGGTGGTCCGCGAGGCCGCGGAGGACTTCCACGCCGCGGGCTCCCGCGCCGCCGTCACGCCTGCCGTCGTCGCACTCCGCACGCACATCTTCGAGCTGCTCGAGGCCGAGATCGACCGCGCCCGCCGCCGCGGCGACGAGGACGGCATGGTCGAACAGGCCATGCGTCACCTCGCCGGCGTGCTGCTGCACACCCCCACCACGCGGGCGCACGAGCTGGCCGCCGACGGCCGTGGTGACGAGTTCGTCACCGCGCTCGAGACGCTGTACGGCCTGATTCCTGAGTCCGGCGCCGGCGAAGCTGCGGTATCCGACATCGCGGCATCCGACGTCGCCTGA